A genomic window from Motacilla alba alba isolate MOTALB_02 chromosome 6, Motacilla_alba_V1.0_pri, whole genome shotgun sequence includes:
- the ELOVL3 gene encoding elongation of very long chain fatty acids protein 3, producing MLNMEANIDPSELQPLGEYDFEKNFNHRAARKWMEENWQKSLFFSVIYLILIFGIQHFMKERRPFKLRGPLILWSFSLALFSLIAACRIWKQMAFLLLTKGFKQSVCSQSFYVHPVSKLWIYLFALSKLVEMGDTMFIVLRKKKLIFLHWYHHLFTMILSWYAYKIMPAGAGWNAALNLSIHSAMYLYYTVAAMGIRVPHSITMLITTSQIAQITGLVIINIFIFFWKDDKLCQVTWPLFLFSSGLYTTLLVLFSNFFVKTYLSNTQKSKWN from the exons ATGCTGAATATGGAAGCGAACATTGACCCGTCGGAGCTGCAGCCGCTGGGGGAGTATGACTTCGAGAAGAACTTTAATCACCGAGCAGCCAGGAAATGGATGGAGGAGAATTG GcaaaagtctttatttttttctgttatttatttgaTCCTGATCTTTGGAATCCAACATTTCATGAAGGAACGGAGGCCCTTCAAACTGCGTGGACCACTGATCCTGTGGTCCTTCAGCCTGGCTTTGTTCAG TCTCATTGCAGCCTGTCGGATCTGGAAGCAGATGGCCTTCCTCCTCCTTACCAAGGGATTTAAGCAATCAGTGTGTAGTCAATCTTTTTATGTCCACCCCGTTTCCAAGCTTTGGATATATCTATTTGCACTGAGCAAACTTGTTGAAATGG GTGACACTATGTTCATTGTTCTCCGGAAAAAGAAGCTCATCTTCCTGCACTGGTACCACCACCTTTTCACAATGATTTTGTCCTGGTATGCTTATAAGATTAtgccagctggggcagggtggaATGCAGCCTTAAACCTCAGTATCCATTCTGCGATGTACTTGTACTACACTGTGGCAGCCATGGGCATCCGGGTACCCCACTCCATCACCATGCTAATCACCACTTCACAGATTGCGCAGATTACAGGACTTGTAATAATTAACATCTTTATCTTCTTCTGGAAGGATGATAAGCTCTGCCAAGTTACCTGGCCcctgtttctcttttcatcGGGCTTGTATACCACTTTATTGGTCCTCTTCTCCAACTTCTTCGTGAAAACTTACCTGAGTAACACCCAGAAATCAAAGTGGAATTAA